Proteins co-encoded in one Flavivirga eckloniae genomic window:
- a CDS encoding IclR family transcriptional regulator, producing the protein MTKTTSTKYNAPALDKGLDIIEYLSQEAVPLTQAEIAQGIDRTPSEIYRMLICLEERGYLIRGANAGKYRLSLKMYNLSHTHTPFDELKRVARYPMQNLSEATRQSCHLSIINNDQLLVIYQMRSPSPVSLSIEEGTHFSLSMTTSGRVLLAMLSEEKRLDILSRDKHYKTWNKKQKDKLLAIIDDIEQDGYRCSKSKLTSGVTDLAVPIGSKNANIIAVLAISIFSSSLEDSTNIDTLLNTLKKAQLEINKLIGA; encoded by the coding sequence ATGACCAAAACGACATCAACAAAATACAACGCTCCGGCATTAGATAAAGGTCTTGACATCATAGAGTATTTATCTCAAGAGGCTGTTCCTTTAACCCAGGCAGAAATTGCGCAGGGTATAGATAGGACTCCTAGTGAAATATACAGAATGCTTATATGCCTGGAAGAACGCGGGTATTTAATACGTGGTGCTAATGCTGGTAAATATAGATTGTCGTTAAAAATGTACAACCTCTCGCACACGCACACGCCGTTTGATGAGCTGAAACGTGTTGCCAGATACCCCATGCAAAACTTATCTGAAGCCACAAGGCAGTCCTGCCACTTAAGCATTATAAATAACGATCAGTTATTGGTAATTTATCAAATGAGGAGTCCTAGTCCTGTATCCTTATCCATTGAGGAGGGAACCCACTTTTCTTTATCAATGACGACTTCGGGAAGGGTTTTATTGGCGATGCTATCTGAAGAAAAAAGACTCGATATTTTATCGAGGGATAAGCATTATAAAACATGGAACAAAAAACAAAAAGACAAGCTTCTCGCCATTATTGATGACATAGAACAAGACGGCTACCGATGCTCTAAAAGTAAACTAACCAGTGGTGTTACAGATCTAGCTGTTCCAATAGGATCGAAAAACGCTAACATAATTGCTGTTCTGGCTATTTCCATTTTTTCTTCCAGTTTAGAGGATAGTACCAATATTGACACCTTATTAAATACACTAAAAAAGGCACAACTTGAGATAAATAAATTGATAGGGGCCTAA